Proteins encoded in a region of the Bacillus methanolicus genome:
- the moaA gene encoding GTP 3',8-cyclase MoaA: protein MKKNLYDENKPLTDSFGRPLKDLRISVTDRCNFRCRYCMPEEVFPSDYTFLPKHKLLTFEEITRLAGIFASLGVQKIRITGGEPLLRKDLPSLIQMLRSVHGIQDIALTTNGSLLPKYARKLKEAGLQRVNVSLDSLDDALFSKMNGGRCNVKTVLAGIEAAAEAGLKVKVNMVVQKGINDQDIIPMARHFRGTGHILRFIEFMDVGNSNGWNLEKVVSKREIVERINTEMPLEPLKPNYIGEVASRYHYIGTKEEIGVISSVTDAFCSTCTRARLAADGHLFTCLFASEGTDMRSLLRSGADNEEIKEVIHDIWTRRRDRYSEERLFHTKKSDSKKVEMFYIGG, encoded by the coding sequence ATGAAAAAGAATCTTTACGATGAAAACAAACCGTTGACAGATTCATTTGGTCGACCGTTGAAAGATTTGCGCATTTCCGTCACGGATCGATGCAATTTCCGCTGCCGCTACTGCATGCCTGAAGAGGTATTTCCTTCCGATTATACCTTTCTTCCCAAACATAAATTGCTGACTTTTGAGGAAATCACTCGCCTTGCGGGCATTTTTGCATCACTTGGCGTTCAGAAAATTCGTATTACAGGTGGAGAGCCGCTGTTGCGAAAAGACCTTCCGTCCTTGATCCAAATGCTTCGTTCCGTACACGGCATTCAGGATATTGCCTTAACTACAAACGGGTCATTGCTTCCAAAATATGCTCGAAAACTTAAAGAGGCCGGGTTACAGCGCGTTAACGTTAGTTTGGACAGTCTGGACGATGCGTTGTTTTCTAAAATGAACGGCGGACGCTGTAACGTAAAGACTGTGCTCGCAGGCATAGAGGCCGCGGCAGAAGCAGGACTTAAAGTAAAAGTAAATATGGTAGTACAAAAAGGGATTAACGATCAAGACATTATACCGATGGCTCGACATTTTCGTGGTACCGGTCACATCCTGCGTTTTATCGAGTTTATGGATGTGGGAAACAGTAACGGCTGGAACTTAGAAAAAGTAGTTTCAAAACGTGAGATTGTTGAACGCATCAATACCGAAATGCCGTTGGAACCTTTGAAGCCTAATTACATCGGTGAAGTGGCTTCTCGTTACCACTACATCGGCACGAAGGAAGAGATTGGCGTCATATCCTCCGTTACAGACGCTTTTTGTTCAACGTGTACCCGCGCCCGCCTGGCGGCAGATGGTCATTTGTTCACTTGTCTGTTTGCATCAGAAGGGACAGACATGCGATCATTGTTACGGTCAGGAGCGGACAATGAAGAAATTAAGGAAGTGATCCACGATATTTGGACTCGCCGCAGGGATCGCTACTCTGAAGAGCGTTTGTTTCATACAAAAAAATCAGATTCTAAAAAAGTTGAGATGTTTTACATTGGAGGATAA
- a CDS encoding molybdopterin molybdotransferase MoeA: MRFQREIVNVWDAQKRLEPWIRSLGTEQVKLADSIGRYLGENVVATHDFPHFRRSMMDGFAVRSTDTKGATDEQSVILQVIESIPCGAVSTKKLTENTAARIMTGAMMPEGADSVAIIELTEQFQKNGQTYTAVKKETTPNENVIPIGLEMAKGTLILEKGRKINPGEAALLAAFGYDTVTVSRRPTVAIFATGSELLDVSEPLESGKIRNSNSYMVAAQVLNAGGLPVLLEKVPDDVGLAKSMILDAMEKVDLVISTGGASVGDYDILVDIFEQWDGKMLFNKVAMRPGSPTTVGIWRDKFLFALSGNPGACFVGFELFVRPVMWGMQGKTDYYLPSFSAFLAEEYKKKDSFYRIVRGTSEVKDGKIYVRPAGIDQSNVLSSIRDTDCLIVIPSDRKMMNKGEIVKVLKLNVPE; encoded by the coding sequence ATGAGATTTCAGCGGGAAATTGTTAATGTTTGGGATGCGCAAAAGCGTCTCGAGCCGTGGATTCGTTCACTCGGAACAGAACAAGTAAAGCTTGCGGACAGCATTGGCCGATACCTCGGCGAAAATGTGGTGGCAACGCACGACTTTCCCCACTTCCGCCGGTCGATGATGGACGGGTTTGCTGTCCGGTCGACTGATACAAAAGGGGCAACCGACGAACAGTCAGTTATATTGCAAGTCATTGAATCGATCCCCTGCGGTGCTGTTTCGACAAAAAAACTGACAGAAAATACGGCTGCACGTATTATGACTGGAGCGATGATGCCAGAAGGTGCCGACTCTGTCGCCATCATTGAATTGACGGAACAGTTTCAAAAAAATGGTCAAACGTATACGGCGGTCAAAAAGGAGACGACACCCAATGAAAACGTCATTCCCATTGGACTGGAAATGGCAAAAGGAACGTTGATCCTGGAAAAAGGGCGCAAAATAAATCCCGGGGAAGCTGCCCTACTTGCTGCTTTCGGTTACGATACAGTTACTGTTTCACGCCGTCCGACAGTGGCTATTTTTGCAACAGGGTCGGAACTGCTTGACGTCAGTGAGCCGCTCGAGTCTGGCAAAATTCGCAACAGCAACAGTTACATGGTTGCCGCGCAAGTGTTAAATGCCGGTGGACTTCCTGTTCTCCTCGAAAAGGTGCCTGATGACGTTGGACTGGCTAAATCAATGATTCTTGATGCAATGGAAAAAGTTGATCTCGTCATTTCAACCGGAGGAGCTTCCGTCGGGGATTACGATATTTTGGTCGACATCTTTGAACAGTGGGACGGTAAGATGTTGTTTAACAAAGTGGCCATGCGTCCCGGCAGCCCAACGACTGTCGGAATTTGGCGGGATAAATTTTTGTTCGCCCTTTCCGGGAACCCTGGAGCGTGTTTCGTCGGGTTTGAGCTGTTTGTTCGTCCAGTTATGTGGGGGATGCAAGGAAAAACTGATTACTATCTCCCTTCGTTTTCAGCGTTTCTCGCCGAGGAATACAAAAAAAAGGATTCGTTTTATCGCATCGTACGCGGAACAAGCGAAGTAAAAGACGGAAAGATTTACGTCCGTCCGGCTGGAATCGACCAGTCAAACGTCTTGTCGTCCATCAGGGATACGGATTGCTTAATTGTCATTCCTTCTGATAGGAAGATGATGAATAAGGGAGAAATAGTAAAGGTGCTAAAACTAAATGTTCCTGAGTGA
- a CDS encoding nucleotidyltransferase family protein gives MYDIGAVILAAGMSKRMGQPKQFLNLHGKPLFRYSVETAVHSGLRPVVVVSGEHTELVKEYIRDLPAMVIHNPNFAQGMSSSLKVGVKAIRDQVSACFVFLADQPFIPVSVVDRLREVFDVAKSKNMNIIRPRYGSVPGHPVLFAAKIFPELIRIEGDRGAQQVIRQHLTELAYVDFDHSLWGVDIDTPEDWKIYSKEKYDKNSTDEITN, from the coding sequence ATGTACGACATTGGCGCTGTCATTTTAGCTGCCGGCATGTCCAAACGAATGGGACAACCGAAACAATTTCTTAACCTGCACGGAAAGCCCCTGTTTCGATATTCTGTTGAAACAGCCGTGCACTCTGGACTCCGTCCTGTTGTTGTTGTAAGCGGTGAGCATACTGAGCTAGTCAAAGAATATATCCGTGATTTACCAGCAATGGTGATTCATAACCCAAATTTCGCTCAAGGCATGTCTTCTTCGTTAAAGGTAGGAGTGAAGGCTATTAGGGATCAAGTCTCGGCATGTTTTGTTTTCTTGGCCGATCAACCATTTATTCCTGTTTCGGTGGTAGATCGATTACGGGAAGTATTTGATGTTGCAAAATCAAAAAACATGAATATTATTCGTCCTCGCTATGGGTCTGTTCCTGGCCACCCAGTCTTGTTTGCTGCTAAAATTTTCCCGGAATTGATTCGGATTGAAGGAGATAGGGGGGCCCAACAAGTCATTCGTCAACATTTAACTGAATTAGCATATGTCGATTTTGATCATTCATTATGGGGCGTAGACATCGATACACCTGAAGATTGGAAAATCTACAGTAAAGAAAAATATGATAAAAATTCGACAGACGAAATCACTAACTAA
- a CDS encoding XdhC family protein, with translation MSRIDEARELFARMEQAWLNGEKTALLTITQVQGSAYRLPGAKMMMTETGNMLGTLSGGCLESDLYGWAEIAIEEGEPRLVNYDLSENELWSLGIGCKGTMEVAIFPIFSEDTFWRSVKEIITQDRDISLVLELPTGIRCVFDGKSPVAGDVNDLPEPVVQKLLNRIENRTRAEIAIADGRRFYIDTMRPNEQLIICGAGHDAIPVAELAAKCGFRVTILDPRNEFNGKKRFPKAEHLVIEPDEADPKQLASSWWLIMNHLQVRDEAALRLALKARPKYVGVLGPLSRTREMLQNIGAEMNSGPIRAPIGLDVGAETIEEVAVSIVSELLAVRSARPGKPLHGKEKIHS, from the coding sequence GTGTCACGTATCGATGAAGCGCGTGAATTATTTGCCCGCATGGAACAAGCATGGTTAAATGGGGAAAAGACTGCCCTTTTGACGATTACTCAGGTACAAGGCTCTGCGTATCGCCTTCCAGGTGCTAAAATGATGATGACAGAAACAGGTAATATGCTGGGAACACTCAGCGGAGGCTGCCTTGAATCGGATCTTTACGGATGGGCGGAAATAGCAATAGAAGAAGGAGAACCCCGCCTCGTAAATTACGATCTCAGTGAGAATGAATTATGGTCTCTCGGTATTGGTTGCAAAGGTACGATGGAAGTCGCTATCTTTCCCATTTTTTCTGAAGACACATTCTGGCGATCGGTGAAGGAGATTATTACCCAAGATCGTGACATCTCTCTTGTTCTTGAATTACCAACCGGTATCCGCTGTGTTTTTGACGGAAAAAGTCCTGTGGCAGGGGATGTAAACGATCTGCCGGAACCTGTTGTACAGAAGTTGTTGAATCGTATCGAGAATCGAACAAGGGCAGAGATAGCCATTGCCGACGGCCGTCGATTTTATATCGACACGATGCGGCCTAATGAACAATTGATTATCTGTGGTGCGGGGCACGATGCCATACCTGTGGCGGAGCTCGCGGCTAAATGTGGATTCCGTGTAACCATTCTTGATCCACGCAATGAGTTTAATGGAAAGAAACGCTTTCCTAAAGCAGAACACTTGGTAATTGAACCCGACGAGGCAGATCCAAAGCAACTGGCTTCGAGCTGGTGGTTAATCATGAATCACTTGCAAGTAAGGGATGAAGCTGCACTTCGTCTCGCGCTAAAGGCACGACCTAAATACGTAGGTGTGCTTGGTCCCTTATCACGCACTCGGGAAATGCTTCAGAATATCGGTGCCGAGATGAATAGTGGTCCAATACGGGCACCAATTGGACTGGATGTTGGTGCAGAAACAATTGAGGAAGTTGCCGTTTCTATCGTGTCCGAATTACTTGCAGTGCGATCTGCCCGCCCTGGAAAGCCATTGCATGGGAAAGAAAAAATTCATAGTTAA
- a CDS encoding cytochrome c oxidase assembly protein yields the protein MDSIQYLDKAILLLTFSFLIIYILMLVKVGQLNRMIVKRIICFILGLVLINFCFGGALNFYGHLLLSVHMLQMSLLCFFIPVLILSGLSEITEHPRLLFFVKLRSSKIYHNAILGFFAFMFSFYHFPVVFNTVMSDKTLHDFSQGFLMVLSFLVWWPVATSSYSEKSIKLKRNYIYKMILLLLPACLFLIIANTGLYKVYSDPMILNQTLRVCFSPDIDVKQYFIKFNFLSTIGDQRLGGTIMIISHKLASYWLLRG from the coding sequence TTGGATTCAATTCAATATTTAGACAAAGCTATCTTATTACTAACATTTTCCTTTCTTATCATATATATATTAATGCTTGTTAAGGTTGGTCAATTAAATAGAATGATAGTAAAAAGAATAATATGCTTTATTTTGGGACTTGTTTTGATTAATTTTTGTTTTGGCGGTGCCCTAAACTTCTATGGACATCTTCTGTTAAGTGTCCATATGTTACAAATGAGTCTTCTTTGCTTTTTTATTCCTGTGCTTATTCTATCCGGATTATCTGAAATTACGGAGCATCCTCGACTTCTGTTTTTTGTTAAGCTCCGCAGCAGCAAGATTTACCATAATGCTATATTAGGCTTCTTTGCTTTTATGTTCTCCTTTTACCATTTTCCAGTTGTATTTAACACGGTTATGAGTGATAAAACCTTGCATGATTTTTCGCAAGGCTTCTTAATGGTACTATCTTTTCTAGTATGGTGGCCGGTGGCAACATCTTCTTACAGCGAGAAATCAATTAAACTAAAACGTAATTATATTTATAAAATGATTTTATTGTTGTTGCCGGCCTGTTTATTTCTAATTATTGCAAACACGGGACTATATAAAGTTTATAGTGACCCAATGATATTAAACCAAACATTACGTGTATGTTTTTCGCCTGATATTGATGTAAAACAATATTTTATTAAGTTTAATTTTTTATCAACCATTGGAGATCAGAGATTAGGTGGTACGATAATGATTATTTCGCATAAGTTAGCTTCTTATTGGTTGTTGAGAGGGTAA
- a CDS encoding vWA domain-containing protein, whose product MTAIAALAELNLASIDEVCSALRSIYARTSAEWGIFPTLFEQYFGIREARLQEKRRLQPDELIGGTGTGENVKPPPLETAKGVLAGYHPNDGERFAMRADGQVLKDVIKLTQLAVRTMAAPRGRKWQSRGREKIDLRKTIRSALRHSGEPFELKMRRRRPDKPRIVLAIDISGSMKPYAPFITSLAWSFTRVRARTQIFLFSTRLLRVTSLIGRKGVTGIPYSDLPGLRGGTQIGGSLAQLLHRYSNLLQRHTCVIIISDGFDAGHPEQMHTSMRDLAARVGRVVWMNPLLGEPGYEPTSVGMSMALPYIDAFVDVHDVTTWKKAVLSGALRSAAP is encoded by the coding sequence TTGACAGCAATTGCTGCCCTTGCTGAATTGAACCTTGCCTCCATTGATGAGGTTTGCAGCGCCCTTCGCTCAATCTATGCACGGACATCGGCGGAATGGGGGATCTTTCCGACTTTATTTGAGCAATATTTTGGCATAAGGGAAGCTCGTTTGCAAGAGAAACGCCGCCTGCAGCCAGATGAATTAATAGGCGGAACCGGTACCGGTGAAAATGTGAAGCCACCGCCGTTAGAGACAGCAAAGGGTGTCCTTGCCGGCTATCATCCCAACGATGGAGAGCGTTTTGCTATGCGGGCGGACGGACAGGTTTTAAAGGATGTTATTAAGCTGACCCAATTGGCAGTTCGTACGATGGCTGCTCCGCGCGGCCGCAAGTGGCAGTCACGAGGCAGAGAGAAAATTGACCTGCGTAAAACTATAAGAAGTGCATTGCGCCATTCAGGAGAACCATTTGAACTCAAAATGCGCCGACGCCGTCCAGACAAGCCGCGAATTGTCCTGGCTATTGATATATCCGGATCGATGAAACCTTATGCACCTTTCATTACTTCACTCGCCTGGTCATTTACTCGAGTGCGTGCACGTACACAAATCTTTCTTTTTTCCACACGCCTGTTGCGGGTGACGTCGCTTATTGGGCGTAAAGGGGTGACAGGTATTCCCTATAGCGATTTACCCGGATTGCGCGGTGGAACTCAGATTGGAGGTTCGTTGGCACAATTACTTCATCGTTACTCTAATCTTTTGCAACGGCATACGTGTGTCATTATCATTTCAGATGGTTTTGATGCCGGCCATCCGGAACAAATGCATACATCCATGCGCGACTTAGCTGCTCGCGTTGGACGAGTGGTGTGGATGAATCCGCTACTTGGTGAACCTGGCTATGAACCAACTTCGGTGGGCATGTCGATGGCATTGCCTTACATTGACGCGTTTGTCGATGTCCATGATGTAACAACTTGGAAAAAGGCAGTTCTTAGCGGGGCGCTGCGTTCAGCAGCACCCTAA
- a CDS encoding AAA family ATPase, with the protein MNEQVRMLQEELHRSHYVADEGLATVVHLAQRLARPLLLEGPAGVGKTALAKAIAAVRSVNLVRLQCYEGLDASQALYDWDYPKQLLTARTVFTDGTVEQDALYSESFLIERPILRALRERPAPVLLIDEVDRADEEFEALLLEFLSEFQITIPEIGTFRASEPPIVILTSNRTRDLSDALRRRCLYIWVDYPTFEQEAAIISLHVPQIAPKLAKQIVYSVRRMRKLSLFKPPGLAESIDFAQALTELGAQELNEEVIQHTLGCLLKTQEDMDLLRERGFDLLWNI; encoded by the coding sequence ATGAACGAACAAGTGCGCATGCTGCAAGAGGAATTGCATCGTTCTCACTATGTAGCAGATGAAGGGCTGGCAACTGTTGTTCACTTGGCACAGCGGCTAGCCCGTCCTCTGCTTTTAGAAGGTCCTGCAGGTGTAGGAAAGACGGCATTGGCGAAGGCGATCGCTGCTGTTCGTTCCGTAAACCTCGTTCGCTTGCAGTGCTATGAAGGACTTGATGCAAGTCAGGCGCTTTACGATTGGGATTACCCAAAACAGCTGCTGACGGCACGCACGGTCTTTACCGATGGTACCGTAGAACAAGATGCACTTTACAGCGAGTCGTTTCTCATTGAACGACCGATTTTACGTGCACTTCGAGAAAGGCCGGCGCCAGTACTACTGATTGACGAAGTTGATCGCGCCGACGAGGAATTCGAGGCATTATTGTTGGAATTTCTGTCAGAATTCCAAATCACTATTCCCGAGATAGGAACCTTTCGCGCCTCTGAACCACCTATAGTTATTTTAACGTCCAATCGCACGCGAGACTTGTCGGACGCCTTGCGCCGCCGTTGTCTGTATATTTGGGTCGATTATCCCACATTTGAACAGGAGGCGGCTATCATTTCACTGCATGTGCCGCAGATCGCACCAAAACTCGCGAAACAAATCGTGTATAGCGTGCGACGGATGCGCAAGTTGTCGCTATTCAAGCCGCCCGGGCTAGCAGAATCGATTGATTTTGCGCAGGCGCTGACGGAATTAGGCGCACAGGAGCTGAACGAAGAAGTGATTCAACATACCCTCGGGTGTTTATTGAAGACGCAGGAAGACATGGACTTGCTAAGGGAAAGGGGATTCGATCTTCTATGGAACATCTGA